One part of the Solanum dulcamara chromosome 8, daSolDulc1.2, whole genome shotgun sequence genome encodes these proteins:
- the LOC129901367 gene encoding LOB domain-containing protein 22-like, whose amino-acid sequence MQNEMTSFTTPNNNNNIPIHQTPHTFITDHNNLNHNKYTKRVHNNNNDNKKVLLRVSGAGQACAACKYQRRKCAPDCVLAPYFPHDRQRQFLNAHKLFGVSNITKTIRPLDQPFKDEAMRTIIFQSDVRANDPVGGCYRIIRDLQRHIDYCKAELDIVLHQLAYCRAQAVAASEQQQILTDHHAAEESFNDNNCDGVVNQADALVNNNNNASSYDQQPIDQYHPHDSYYNHPRCNQQAEDDQQYDDIQDGQLDFADINFPWSLHEQESTSTSAPNSMMKQLSVNDQCDNVKEPILEGISGFGSFEHDQTFDQHRSVLHFVRFLFFDYLIV is encoded by the coding sequence ATGCAGAATGAAATGACATCCTTTACCACccccaataataataataacattccTATTCACCAAACTCCTCATACATTCATCACTGATCACAACAACCTCAATCATAATAAGTACACTAAACGCGTTcataacaataacaacgacaACAAGAAAGTCCTTCTTCGTGTCAGTGGGGCAGGCCAAGCTTGTGCTGCGTGCAAATACCAACGTCGAAAGTGTGCCCCTGACTGCGTTCTTGCCCCTTATTTTCCACACGATCGCCAACGACAGTTCCTAAACGCCCATAAATTGTTTGGTGTCAGCAATATCACCAAGACCATTCGCCCCCTTGATCAACCTTTCAAAGACGAGGCAATGCGGACCATCATCTTTCAATCTGACGTTCGCGCAAATGACCCTGTTGGTGGTTGTTACCGTATCATCAGAGACCTGCAACGCCACATTGATTATTGCAAAGCCGAGCTGGATATCGTTCTTCATCAACTCGCCTATTGCAGGGCACAGGCTGTTGCTGCATCTGAACAACAACAGATATTAACAGATCATCATGCAGCTGAGGAATCATTCAATGATAATAATTGTGATGGTGTTGTGAATCAAGCGGATGCTTTGgtgaacaacaacaataatgcATCTTCGTATGATCAACAGCCAATAGATCAGTACCATCCTCATGATAGTTATTATAATCATCCTCGTTGTAATCAGCAAGCGGAAGATGATCAACAATATGATGATATTCAAGATGGCCAATTAGATTTCGCAGATATTAACTTCCCTTGGAGCTTGCATGAACAAGAATCCACGTCTACATCGGCTCCCAATTCTATGATGAAGCAACTATCTGTTAATGACCAATGTGACAATGTAAAGGAGCCTATTCTTGAGGGGATTTCAGGTTTCGGAAGTTTCGAACATGACCAAACATTTGATCAACACAGGTCAGTATTGCACTTTGTTCGATTTCTATTCTTTGATTATTTAATCGTGTGA
- the LOC129901366 gene encoding putative pentatricopeptide repeat-containing protein At1g17630 encodes MLQGCCSSSRRFISQLPFSISTRLCFPSIFTHFYCHSSANHSHKTQNDLLDFLDHLLQHCGLNFQQLKQIHEKIIIIGSSNSSFIAARLISVYSKFGLVNEAQKVFETCPTECFSNLLLWNSILRANVSHGKCEEAVKLYIKMREYGNLADGFGFPLIIRACGMFGDRNLCSVVHCHAIQMGFRDQLYVGNELMNMYGKIGRMEIASKVFDRMSVRTQISWNIIVSGFAQNFDYDAAYKTFLLMEPQGFEPNSVTWTSLLSSFARCRRHQDTWKLYALMRKKQVEATAEAIAVVVSVCVGDNAIDKCETVHAFVIKGGFENSSIVINSLMCTYGKGGAVRQAECLFSGLQLKTTVSWNSLISCYAESGLCNEAYSLFLQLQELDDPKMKPNVISWSAVLGAFAVAERHEESLEIFRNMQVARVLANDITISSVLSVCAELSNFHLGMEIHGYSIRFLMDKNTLVGNGLVNMYMKCGSLWKGNIVFEGIGKKDVFSWNTIISGFGMHGLGATALKKFEQMTSAGTKPDEVTFVAVLSACSHAGLVDEGYKVFDQMKKVFGIEPQMEHYACMVDLLGRAGLLQRASEMVQNMPMRPNVCVWGALLNSCKMHKNMEVAEETAAQIFNLESGMMGSYMLLCNLYAVNGRWKDSANVRISAKTQGLKKAPGQSWIEVKKKMYMFLAGQFMDSEMEDVHTILNILSLHMAKEGCTPQKSLALQCAEEQEDYLYLTS; translated from the coding sequence ATGCTTCAAGGCTGTTGTTCAAGTTCAAGGCGTTTCATTTCCCAGCTTCCATTTTCAATTTCGACTAGACTTTGTTTCCCATCAATTTTCACCCATTTTTACTGTCACTCCTCAGCCAATCATTCCCACAAAACCCAAAATGATCTTCTTGACTTCTTGGACCACTTACTTCAACATTGCGGACTTAATTTTCAACAACTGAAGCAAATCCATGAAAAGATCATAATCATTGGTTCatcaaattcttcttttataGCTGCCAGACTCATATCCGTTTACTCTAAATTTGGGCTTGTCAATGAAGCtcaaaaagtatttgaaacCTGCCCAACTGAGTGCTTCTCGAATTTGCTGTTGTGGAATTCGATCTTGAGGGCTAACGTATCCCATGGGAAATGTGAAGAAGCTGTAAAGCTTTATATTAAGATGCGTGAATATGGTAATTTGGCTGATGGGTTTGGTTTTCCGTTGATTATTCGGGCATGTGGTATGTTTGGTGACCGTAATCTCTGCAGCGTGGTGCATTGTCACGCTATACAAATGGGTTTTAGAGATCAACTTTATGTTGGAAATGAATTGATGAATATGTATGGGAAGATTGGGCGTATGGAAATTGCAAGTAAAGTGTTTGATAGAATGTCCGTGAGAACTCAAATATCATGGAACATTATAGTTTCAGGTTTTGCGCAGAATTTTGACTACGATGCTGCTTACAAGACGTTTCTGCTGATGGAACCTCAGGGGTTTGAACCAAATTCTGTCACTTGGACATCGCTGTTATCTAGTTTTGCTAGGTGTAGACGTCATCAGGATACATGGAAACTTTATGCTTTGATGAGAAAGAAACAAGTTGAAGCTACTGCTGAGGCAATTGCTGTAGTAGTATCAGTTTGTGTTGGTGACAATGCGATTGATAAGTGTGAGACGGTACATGCATTTGTTATCAAGGGGGGCTTTGAAAATAGTTCTATTGTGATAAACTCATTAATGTGTACGTATGGTAAAGGTGGTGCTGTTAGACAGGCTGAATGTCTGTTTTCCGGATTGCAATTAAAGACTACAGTGAGCTGGAATTCTTTAATATCTTGTTATGCAGAATCAGGTTTATGTAACGAGGcctattctttatttttgcaGTTGCAAGAGTTAGATGATCCAAAGATGAAACCTAATGTCATAAGTTGGAGTGCTGTTTTAGGGGCATTTGCTGTGGCCGAGAGGCATGAGGAGTCCTTGGAAATCTTTCGAAATATGCAAGTTGCTAGAGTACTGGCCAATGATATTACAATTTCTAGTGTTTTATCGGTTTGTGCTGAGCTTTCAAACTTCCATCTTGGTATGGAAATCCATGGTTATTCAATAAGGTTTCTAATGGATAAAAATACTTTGGTGGGAAATGGGCTGGTTAATATGTACATGAAGTGCGGTAGTTTGTGGAAAGGAAACATAGTATTTGAGGGAATAGGAAAAAAAGATGTATTTTCATGGAACACAATAATTTCTGGATTTGGAATGCATGGTCTTGGTGCTACTGCACTAAAAAAATTTGAACAGATGACTAGCGCAGGAACTAAGCCAGATGAAGTTACTTTTGTTGCAGTTCTTTCTGCATGTAGTCATGCAGGCCTTGTTGATGAGGGGTATAAAGTTTTCGATCAGATGAAGAAAGTGTTTGGAATTGAACCACAAATGGAGCACTATGCTTGTATGGTAGATCTTCTTGGCCGTGCTGGTCTATTGCAGAGGGCTAGTGAAATGGTGCAAAACATGCCAATGAGGCCCAATGTTTGTGTCTGGGGAGCACTACTCAACTCTTgtaaaatgcataaaaacatggaAGTCGCAGAAGAAACTGCTGCTCAGATTTTCAACCTTGAGTCTGGGATGATGGGGAGTTACATGTTGCTCTGTAATTTATATGCTGTAAATGGAAGGTGGAAGGATTCAGCAAACGTGAGGATATCAGCGAAGACACAGGGTTTGAAAAAAGCTCCAGGACAAAGTTGGATTGAGGTGAAAAAGAAGATGTACATGTTCTTAGCTGGACAATTTATGGACTCAGAGATGGAAGATGTTCATACAATACTTAATATTCTAAGCCTTCATATGGCTAAGGAAGGATGCACACCCCAAAAGAGCCTTGCTTTGCAATGTGCAGAAGAACAAGAAGATTATTTGTATTTGACATCATGA